From Marinobacter alexandrii, one genomic window encodes:
- a CDS encoding AraC family transcriptional regulator, with product MNVQLNITQNLKDQFEHYFKLKERNGEYFLDSAIGGGQSMEFLNFPGQMEFYHFKKSYFKIPIFMKSINPIDTDWFLIHINLSKTKQEKKVLDKSIDFQKHLPMGLLLYGPGLEIETQLPPNVEMELASIHFHRSFLDTYFENWKEYIDTTKNLVYEDLDYKLENALYSALSTIRNKIQCHAHVLYFMHLFFEKIRMHSSAAHHERLHSEDLKNLFIASAHLRNPIATTTPSLNELASIANMGMTKFKTSFKQLFGSAPIQYRNKIRMEFAREKIMTEGKTPTEISYELGYSHPSNFTTAYKKHFGELPSTQN from the coding sequence TTGAATGTCCAACTAAATATTACTCAAAATTTAAAAGACCAGTTTGAGCACTATTTCAAACTAAAAGAACGTAATGGAGAGTATTTTCTGGATTCTGCAATAGGTGGTGGTCAGAGCATGGAGTTTTTGAATTTTCCAGGACAAATGGAATTTTATCATTTCAAAAAGTCTTATTTCAAAATTCCAATCTTTATGAAATCCATCAATCCTATCGACACGGATTGGTTTCTTATTCACATTAATCTTTCGAAGACAAAACAAGAGAAAAAGGTATTGGATAAATCCATTGATTTTCAAAAACACTTGCCCATGGGACTACTGCTCTATGGGCCAGGATTGGAAATAGAAACTCAACTTCCTCCAAATGTAGAAATGGAATTAGCTTCCATTCATTTCCATCGTTCCTTTCTTGATACTTATTTTGAAAACTGGAAAGAATACATAGACACAACTAAAAATCTAGTGTATGAAGATTTAGACTACAAGCTCGAAAACGCATTGTACTCAGCCCTATCTACCATTCGAAATAAAATCCAGTGTCATGCTCATGTACTCTATTTCATGCATCTCTTTTTTGAAAAAATACGAATGCATTCCTCGGCAGCACATCACGAAAGATTACACTCGGAGGACTTGAAAAATCTATTCATCGCATCCGCTCATTTGAGAAATCCAATCGCCACAACTACGCCTTCGCTCAATGAACTTGCTTCTATTGCGAACATGGGAATGACCAAATTTAAAACCTCCTTTAAGCAACTATTTGGTAGTGCTCCGATTCAGTATCGAAACAAAATAAGGATGGAATTTGCTAGAGAAAAAATAATGACCGAGGGGAAAACGCCTACTGAAATAAGCTATGAATTGGGATACTCACATCCATCCAACTTTACAACTGCTTACAAAAAACACTTTGGTGAGTTACCTTCTACACAGAACTAA
- a CDS encoding ester cyclase, whose translation MKRAYSFVIIGLTVLSSFAQKEGISQKKQTEINKEIARNFYQDLWFTDNTDNYSKYVANQYVVHDIGDRKNVTELAIEQKNIADFFWENGEFESKIDYQIAEGDLVATRWTGSFKGNTLFGRIALETKHPISIINVFRIKDGKIVEFWNHRHDIDTPQTLKFTIQGLIVGLILAFIPTVVALRLRRKLRLLLSKGI comes from the coding sequence ATGAAACGCGCATATTCATTTGTAATAATTGGACTGACAGTCTTGAGTTCGTTCGCTCAAAAAGAAGGTATAAGTCAGAAAAAGCAAACTGAAATCAATAAAGAAATAGCAAGGAATTTCTATCAAGATTTATGGTTTACCGACAATACCGACAACTACTCAAAATATGTCGCTAACCAATATGTTGTCCATGATATTGGGGACAGAAAAAATGTTACAGAACTCGCTATAGAGCAAAAGAATATAGCCGATTTTTTTTGGGAAAATGGGGAATTTGAATCTAAAATTGATTACCAAATTGCAGAAGGTGATTTGGTTGCCACCCGATGGACAGGTTCTTTTAAAGGAAATACATTGTTTGGAAGAATCGCTTTAGAAACAAAACATCCTATAAGCATTATCAATGTATTCAGAATCAAGGATGGTAAAATTGTTGAGTTTTGGAATCACCGCCATGATATCGATACGCCGCAAACATTAAAGTTCACCATTCAGGGATTGATTGTTGGTTTGATCTTAGCCTTCATACCAACTGTTGTAGCGCTGAGGCTTAGGAGAAAGCTAAGGCTGCTACTTAGCAAAGGAATATAG
- a CDS encoding Crp/Fnr family transcriptional regulator produces MDQTLRNFFGQYGEVQHKDLNAIKTFASEKAIKKGSFLLREGAICKNFYLVISGSFRLYYLKDGLDTSVWFSFKNNSSIELYSYISESTSEYFIECIEEADVIIIPKRDIDTLCRTNSIIDTLFKFFWQDVVQNLINRLTNLQKYSAEERYLKLIEDTDYLNRVPQKYIASYIGVTTTSLSRIKRNVRTKLS; encoded by the coding sequence ATGGATCAAACACTTAGGAATTTTTTTGGTCAATATGGTGAAGTACAGCACAAAGATCTGAATGCCATAAAGACCTTTGCCAGTGAAAAAGCCATCAAGAAAGGTTCGTTTCTTCTAAGAGAAGGAGCTATATGCAAAAATTTCTACCTGGTGATTTCTGGATCGTTTAGACTCTACTATCTCAAAGACGGGCTAGATACCTCTGTCTGGTTTTCATTTAAAAACAATTCTTCCATTGAGCTATACAGCTACATAAGTGAAAGCACTTCTGAATATTTTATAGAGTGTATAGAAGAGGCTGATGTTATAATTATTCCCAAAAGAGATATTGACACACTATGTAGGACAAACTCAATTATAGATACTCTTTTTAAGTTCTTTTGGCAAGATGTAGTCCAAAACCTAATAAATCGGTTAACCAACCTTCAAAAGTATTCTGCTGAAGAACGTTACTTAAAATTGATTGAAGATACAGACTATCTGAACAGGGTTCCTCAAAAATATATCGCCTCTTATATTGGGGTAACAACTACCTCATTGAGCAGAATCAAGAGAAACGTTAGAACGAAGTTGTCTTAG
- a CDS encoding M24 family metallopeptidase, which yields MSKENLKKAEEIALSLFNEIEKQGLIKPGKTEEQLNDEVYTLSHDLLGTRKHWHKRIVRSGKNTLLPYQEDPPNLIIQGDDILFFDFGPILDNWEADLGRTYVIGSDPLKLKLKSDIETCWYTAKKWFETKENCTGAELFNYVLGLANNCGWEFGGEIAGHIIGEFPHEKLDPNTYDLYVHPENSMSMKEEIRGKRREWILEIHFVDREKEIGGFFEQLLT from the coding sequence ATGAGTAAAGAAAATCTAAAAAAAGCAGAGGAAATCGCCCTTAGCCTATTTAACGAAATTGAAAAACAGGGGCTTATAAAGCCAGGAAAAACGGAAGAACAGCTAAACGACGAGGTTTACACATTGTCTCATGATTTATTAGGGACAAGAAAGCATTGGCACAAACGCATCGTAAGAAGTGGAAAAAATACCTTGCTTCCATATCAGGAAGATCCACCTAATCTTATCATTCAGGGTGACGACATTCTTTTCTTCGATTTCGGGCCAATTTTAGATAATTGGGAAGCCGACTTGGGAAGAACTTACGTCATAGGAAGTGATCCCTTGAAACTCAAGCTTAAGTCTGATATTGAAACGTGCTGGTATACTGCTAAAAAATGGTTCGAAACGAAAGAGAATTGTACTGGTGCTGAACTTTTTAATTACGTCTTAGGGCTCGCAAACAATTGTGGTTGGGAATTTGGAGGTGAAATTGCAGGTCACATTATTGGCGAATTTCCTCACGAAAAACTTGATCCAAATACCTATGACCTATACGTCCACCCTGAGAATAGTATGAGTATGAAAGAGGAAATTCGTGGTAAAAGGAGAGAATGGATATTGGAAATTCATTTCGTAGATCGGGAAAAGGAAATTGGTGGGTTTTTCGAACAATTATTAACCTAG
- a CDS encoding dihydrofolate reductase family protein — MEKKNSVYIATSLDGRIADRNDGIAWLDAIPIPEGKDMGYYAFTNNIDALLMGRNTFETVLGFDVEWPYEKPVFVLSNSLKEIPESHQGKAFLVSGTLSEVLDHIHKKGHLRLYIDGGSTIQSFLKEDLIDEMIITTFPIILGGGPSLFSELPMELKFDLIESKVYFDQLVQNHFIRKQN; from the coding sequence ATGGAAAAGAAGAATAGCGTATATATTGCAACAAGCCTGGATGGACGTATAGCCGATCGAAACGATGGAATCGCCTGGTTAGATGCCATTCCGATTCCTGAAGGTAAAGACATGGGCTATTATGCTTTTACCAATAATATCGATGCGCTTTTAATGGGACGAAATACATTTGAGACAGTACTCGGATTTGATGTTGAGTGGCCCTATGAAAAGCCCGTTTTTGTTTTAAGTAATTCGCTGAAAGAAATACCTGAAAGCCACCAAGGTAAAGCTTTCCTTGTTAGTGGCACACTATCAGAAGTTCTTGACCATATTCACAAAAAAGGACACCTTAGACTATACATTGATGGCGGCAGTACCATTCAAAGTTTCCTAAAAGAAGATCTCATTGATGAAATGATCATTACCACTTTTCCTATTATTTTAGGTGGAGGTCCTTCCCTATTTTCAGAACTTCCAATGGAATTGAAATTTGACCTTATTGAATCAAAAGTCTATTTCGATCAGCTCGTACAGAATCACTTTATCCGCAAGCAGAATTAA
- a CDS encoding CPBP family intramembrane glutamic endopeptidase, with protein sequence MKNPYNQVSPFSALIDLTLFLSLIFFVRTIHIENLGFWGFSIFKSISTVGLATLLLYYRKQSWKSLGLTKPGSYRRMLLTIAATLVGTIVSVTLFGSFINDLFDSSESSNSSSIFNDMEGNISMFFSIILFVWIESFLEELQDRGFSLNRFESLFAKVPFSTGIAVLAQAAIFGFRHSYDLSPRSLTTGLIGLVFGIVYVLTGRNLWPLIIAHIFLNTMSMIDRL encoded by the coding sequence TTGAAAAACCCATATAATCAAGTTAGCCCATTTAGTGCTCTTATCGATCTTACTCTTTTCCTTTCTTTGATCTTCTTCGTAAGGACAATTCATATTGAAAACCTTGGTTTTTGGGGCTTTTCCATATTCAAGTCTATTTCCACAGTAGGTCTGGCAACACTTCTTCTGTATTACAGAAAGCAATCCTGGAAAAGTCTTGGCCTCACAAAACCTGGGAGTTATAGAAGAATGCTGCTAACTATCGCAGCTACTTTGGTAGGCACAATAGTTTCTGTCACGCTGTTCGGATCATTTATTAATGACCTTTTTGATAGTAGCGAATCTTCAAATTCTAGCTCTATTTTCAATGATATGGAAGGAAATATTTCAATGTTCTTTTCTATCATCTTATTTGTCTGGATAGAATCCTTTCTTGAAGAACTTCAAGACAGAGGTTTCTCTCTCAATAGATTTGAATCATTGTTTGCAAAAGTTCCATTTTCAACGGGAATAGCCGTATTGGCACAGGCAGCAATTTTTGGTTTTCGTCATTCATACGATCTATCACCACGATCATTAACAACAGGTTTAATAGGTCTTGTTTTTGGTATTGTGTATGTGCTAACAGGACGAAATCTATGGCCTCTCATCATTGCTCATATCTTTTTAAACACTATGTCCATGATCGATCGGCTATAA
- the dinB gene encoding DNA polymerase IV, translating to MNYRKIIHIDMDAFYASAEQLDNPKLRGKPVAVGGNSHRGVVAAASYEARKYGVKSAMPSAKAAKLCPDLIFVPHRFPRYKELSAQIREVFFEYTDLVEPLSLDEAYLDVTENKIGLNSATLIAKEIKSKIKERTGLIASAGVSYNKFLAKTASDMDKPDGLYIILPEDAEAFVFKLPVHRFYGIGKVTAEKMVKAGIFTGKDLRKKSLDDLILRYGKSGKYYYNISRGIDDRKVQPLRETKSISAERTFDDNLYEFADIKKEVERIASISYDRYQQSKATDGHTITIKLKYGDFRQITRSKTSEHAINNESEFIETANALFTEVLLDEQGVRLIGVGIANFRKDEEPKSPSQLTLEF from the coding sequence GTGAACTATCGCAAGATCATACATATCGACATGGATGCTTTCTATGCTTCAGCTGAACAACTAGACAACCCTAAACTTAGAGGAAAACCAGTGGCCGTAGGAGGCAACTCCCACCGTGGAGTTGTTGCGGCAGCAAGCTACGAAGCACGAAAGTACGGAGTGAAATCTGCCATGCCCTCAGCAAAAGCTGCTAAGCTATGCCCTGACCTTATCTTTGTGCCTCATAGATTTCCGAGATACAAAGAGCTTTCTGCTCAGATCAGAGAAGTTTTTTTCGAATACACCGACTTGGTAGAGCCTCTGTCTCTTGATGAAGCATATCTGGATGTTACTGAAAACAAGATAGGCTTAAACTCAGCAACATTGATTGCGAAAGAGATCAAGTCAAAAATCAAGGAACGAACAGGGCTTATCGCATCAGCAGGTGTTTCTTACAATAAATTTTTAGCAAAAACAGCTTCAGACATGGACAAACCTGATGGATTGTATATCATCCTTCCAGAAGATGCTGAAGCATTTGTGTTTAAGCTACCCGTTCATCGATTTTATGGGATTGGAAAAGTAACTGCTGAAAAAATGGTGAAAGCAGGAATTTTTACAGGTAAGGATCTTCGTAAAAAATCCCTCGATGACCTTATACTTAGGTATGGAAAGTCGGGAAAATATTATTACAATATATCCAGAGGAATTGATGATCGAAAGGTGCAACCTTTAAGAGAGACTAAGTCTATAAGTGCTGAACGAACTTTTGATGACAATCTCTATGAGTTTGCAGATATTAAGAAAGAGGTAGAAAGAATCGCTTCAATCTCCTATGATAGATACCAACAAAGCAAGGCAACAGATGGACATACTATCACCATCAAACTTAAATATGGAGATTTTAGACAGATCACCCGAAGTAAAACTTCTGAGCACGCCATTAACAATGAGTCTGAATTTATTGAAACAGCTAATGCGCTTTTTACGGAAGTACTTCTGGATGAACAAGGAGTTCGACTGATCGGTGTAGGTATTGCCAACTTCAGAAAAGATGAGGAACCTAAAAGTCCAAGTCAACTCACATTGGAGTTTTAG